In Solenopsis invicta isolate M01_SB chromosome 13, UNIL_Sinv_3.0, whole genome shotgun sequence, one DNA window encodes the following:
- the LOC105208120 gene encoding active regulator of SIRT1-like produces the protein MSNSLVHKSLELLGYEKEQRLQGESKKKRKKHKDIKYEEILDLIPVKHRFVSKNGKTESSQTSVYKIQKHLAEQKDPPEENVQLLLFGNNHLNPEIANNLLQHDVQNKFNQQQKKPKKLEQTVFTEENFKKFEQEYVE, from the exons ATGTCCAATTCTCTCGTGCATAAAAGCTTAGAATTGTTGGGCTATGAGAAGGAACAGAGATTACAAGGTGAATCAAAGAAAAAACGGAAGAAACATAAAGATATCAAATATGAGGAAATCTTAGATTTAATTCCTGTTAAACACAGGTTTGTCTCTAAAAATGGTAAGACAG AATCCAGCCAAACTAGCGTTTATAAGATTCAAAAACACTTAGCTGAACAAAAAGATCCTCCCGAAGAAAATGTACAACTTCTTTTATTTGGCAATAATCATCTAAATCCTGAGATAGCAAATAAT ttgttGCAACATgatgtacaaaataaattcaatcaaCAACAGAAGAAACCTAAGAAATTGGAACAAACAGTTTTCACAGAGGAGAATTTTAAGAAGTTTGAACAGGAATATGTGgaataa
- the LOC105208121 gene encoding pre-mRNA-splicing factor ISY1 homolog, producing the protein MARNAEKAMTTLARWRAAQNNEGTRKEQERRPYLASECRDLRKAEKWRMQIIREIAKKVAQIQNAGLGEFRIRDLNDEINKLLREKRHWEAQIKELGGPDYSRVGPRMLDHEGREVPGNRGYKYFGAAKELPGVRELFEQEPPPPPRKTRAELMKDIDADYYGYMDDDDGILIPLEQKAEQEARNKCIEEWLSREKEPEVEIETTAQKLIPSQQDIQEALLVRKKKELLEKYG; encoded by the exons ATG gcACGAAATGCAGAGAAAGCTAT GACAACGCTCGCTCGTTGGAGAGCAGCGCAAAACAATGAAGGGACGAGGAAGGAACAAGAACGGAGACCGTATTTAGCTTCGGAATGTAGAGATTTGCGCAAGGCAGAGAAATGGAGGATGCAAATAATTAGAGAAATCGCGAAGAAAGTCGCTCAGATTCAAAATGCCGGCCTTGGAGAGTTCCGTATCCGTGATTTAAATGATGAGATTAATAAACTGCTTAGGGAGAAACGACATTGGGAGGCACAGATAAAAGAACTCGGCGGACCTGATTATTCCAGAGTCGGGCCTCGCATGTTGGATCACGAGGGACGCGAG GTTCCCGGTAATCGAGGTTATAAATATTTCGGCGCTGCTAAGGAACTACCGGGTGTTAGAGAATTATTCGAACAAGAACCACCACCGCCTCCTCGGAAAACACGTGCGGAACTGATGAAGGACATTGATGCGGACTATTACGGATACATGGACGACGACGATGGCATTCTGATACCACTGGAACAAAAAGCCGAGCAGGAAGCAAGAAATAAGTGTATTGAGGAATGGTTGTCTCGTGAGAAGGAACCGGAAGTCGAGATCGAGACAACAGCACAAAAATTGATTCCCTCGCAGCAGGATATTCAAGAGGCCTTACTggttagaaaaaagaaagagctgTTGGAAAAGTatggttaa